Proteins from a single region of Labedella gwakjiensis:
- a CDS encoding carbohydrate ABC transporter permease, with translation MSTSLSTAAASSTVAPVAAATALVGAPRPPARRPRAGRVRSAGARVALGIAAVVVFVCSVFPVYWMLNTSFKPNADVIAPTPQWWPENFTLRNYVTVLFEPARPDRANFPSSFVMSLGVTGLTLVICLVFAFLGALALSRFRFRGRRQFVIALLVVQMIPGEAMMFTLFGMIDGWRLLNTIIGLTIVYLAGVLPFTLWTLRGFVAGVPADLEEAAMIDGCSRGQAFWRITFPLLAPGLVATGVFAFIQAWNEFLMALIIMQSPGSYTLPIWLRAFQQSTQATNWAAIMAGSTLLAVPVVIFFLIVQGRMTGGLVSGAVKG, from the coding sequence ATGAGCACCTCCCTCTCCACTGCCGCGGCATCGTCAACGGTCGCGCCCGTCGCGGCGGCGACGGCGCTCGTCGGCGCGCCCCGCCCTCCCGCCCGACGTCCGCGCGCCGGCCGCGTCCGATCCGCCGGTGCCCGCGTGGCCCTCGGCATCGCGGCCGTCGTCGTCTTCGTCTGCTCGGTGTTCCCGGTGTACTGGATGCTCAACACGTCGTTCAAGCCGAACGCCGACGTCATCGCTCCGACGCCGCAGTGGTGGCCGGAGAACTTCACGCTGCGCAACTACGTGACCGTGCTCTTCGAGCCGGCTCGCCCCGACCGTGCGAACTTCCCGTCGTCCTTCGTGATGTCGCTCGGCGTGACGGGACTGACCCTCGTCATCTGCCTCGTCTTCGCGTTCCTCGGGGCGCTCGCGCTCTCCCGGTTCCGATTCCGGGGGCGCCGGCAGTTCGTGATCGCGCTTCTCGTGGTCCAGATGATCCCGGGGGAGGCGATGATGTTCACGCTCTTCGGGATGATCGACGGCTGGCGATTGCTCAACACGATCATCGGTCTCACGATCGTCTACCTCGCGGGCGTCCTCCCGTTCACGCTCTGGACGCTGAGGGGCTTCGTCGCCGGGGTGCCGGCCGACCTCGAGGAGGCGGCGATGATCGACGGCTGCAGCCGCGGCCAGGCGTTCTGGCGCATCACCTTTCCCCTCCTCGCCCCCGGGCTCGTCGCGACGGGTGTCTTCGCGTTCATCCAGGCGTGGAACGAGTTCCTCATGGCGCTCATCATCATGCAGAGCCCCGGCTCGTACACGCTTCCGATCTGGCTGCGTGCCTTCCAGCAGTCGACGCAGGCGACGAACTGGGCGGCCATCATGGCGGGATCGACGCTCCTCGCCGTGCCCGTGGTCATCTTCTTCCTCATCGTGCAGGGGCGGATGACGGGCGGACTCGTCAGCGGCGCGGTGAAGGGATGA